TTTGCCGCCCACGGGGTCGGCTTCGAGGAGTTCACCCCTCTCAACAACACGCAGGCCGGGTCCGTCGACATGCTCGCGGATGGATCGGCGGCCGCAGCGTTCATTGGCGGCGCGGTGCCCACCGCGTCGATCGTGCAAGCGACGACCTCGCAGGACATCCTCCTCGTGCCCTTCGACGATGCCGCCATCGAATCTCTGAGCGCCACATATCCTTTCTTCGACGTGCGGATCGTCCCCGGGGGGACCTACCGCGGTCAGGACGAGGACTTCCGCGGTCTCGACGTCGGCTCGATGCACCTCATCGCGAGCGCCGGAGCCGATGAAGAGCTCATCTATCAAATCACGAAGACGATTTACGAGAACCGTGCTGCGGTCACCGCGCGGCATCCCGCGGGCAACTTCATCAACCCCGAGAACGTGACCCGGGATACGGGTGTCGCGTTTCATCCCGGCGCGGTGCGCTACTACCGCGAGATCGGTATCTGGCCCGAAGGCGAAGGCTGATCGCCTCCGTGCGAGTCCTCGCCCTCGCCCTTTCTCTTTTCGTCCTCGTCGAGGTCAACTACCCTCGACTGACCCCGCAGTCTCAGCTCGCGATCTTCGCGCTGTTCGGTCTCGTTCTGTGCTTCCTCCTGTTTCCTCTCGCCAAAGACAAGCCGACGTACGCCCTTGGGGACCGGATTCTCGCGCTCGCTTCGGCCCTCGTCTGTATCTACGTCGTCGTACAGACCGAGCCGGTTTTTTCGCGGTTCTGGTCGGGTGGAGCCTCCCTGGGAGATCGCGCCGGGGCCGAGACGAATCTCGATTATCTCGTCGGAGTATTCGGGCTCC
The genomic region above belongs to Vicinamibacteria bacterium and contains:
- a CDS encoding TAXI family TRAP transporter solute-binding subunit, whose protein sequence is MKNRLLLACGLLVSISCGGGSSRTADDRRFLSVGTAPPGGAFFVVGGALGEVLGEFGPAGWEVTSEATKGSQENIRRLASGELDVALSNAAITYFAARGEDDWERAYDVRTVMTLAPNVAMLLAPQGSGVESIPDIRGKRIVVGPAGAGWESFVSRIFAAHGVGFEEFTPLNNTQAGSVDMLADGSAAAAFIGGAVPTASIVQATTSQDILLVPFDDAAIESLSATYPFFDVRIVPGGTYRGQDEDFRGLDVGSMHLIASAGADEELIYQITKTIYENRAAVTARHPAGNFINPENVTRDTGVAFHPGAVRYYREIGIWPEGEG